CAGCCCGTCGCCGCCGCGCCGGAACAGCAGCAGTCCCGCGCTGCGCCTCACCGCACGCGCCGTCACGGTGCGACCTCCGGGTGGGCCGCCAGCAGGGTCTGCACCGTGTCGGCCTCCTCGGGCCGCTTGTCCTCGCGGTAGCGGATCACGCGGGCGAAGCGCAGCGTGACGCCGGCCGGGTAGCGCGAGGAGCGCTGCAGCCCGTCGTAGGCGATCTCGACGACGAGTTCGGGGCGGACCCTGACCACCCCGCCCTCGTCCTCGACGGCCAGCTCCCGCAGCCGCCCGGTCTGCCAGGCGAGCATCGCGTCCGTCATGCCCTTGAAGGTCTTGCCGAGCATCGTGTAGCCGCCGTCCGGGTCGCGTGCGCCGAGGTGGAGGTTGGACAGCCGGCCGGTGCGGCGGCCGTGGCCCCATTCGGCGGCCAGCACCACCAGGTCGAGGGTGTGCACGGGCTTGACCTTCAGCCAGGACGCACCGCGGCGGCCGGCGCTGTAGGGGGCGTCCAGGGCCTTGACGACGACGCCCTCGTGGCCGCGGGCGAGGGTGTCGGCGAGGAACCGTTCCGCTTCGGGCAGGTCCCCGGGTCCGGACACCGGCGTCCGGCGCACCCGCATCGGCTCGGGCACCAGCCGGGCCAGCTCCGCGTGCCGCGCGGTGAGGGGCAGGTCGAGCAGGTCGCGGCCGTCGACCGAGAGCGCGTCGAAGAACACGGGCGAGACGGGCACCTCCCCGGCCGCCCTGGCCACGTCCGTCCGGGAGCCGACCCGGCCCGCCGTCTCCTGGAACGAGCGGGGCCGGCCGGACGCGTCGAAGGAGATCACCTCGCCGTCCAGGATGAACCGCTCGCCCGCCAGCCCCAGGGCGGCGGCGGTCACTTCGGGCAGCCGGTCGGTGATGTCGTCCAGGGTGCGGGTGTGGACGCGCACCGTGCTGCCGTCCCGGTGGACCTGGACGCGGATGCCGTCCAGCTTCTCCTCGACCGCGCAGGCCCCCAGTTTCCCGACCGCCTCGGCCACCGAGGACGCGCTGTGCGCCAGCATCGGCAGCACCGGACGGCCGACGGCCAGCCGGAACCGGTCCAGCGCTTCGGGTCCCTCGGTGAGCAGCGCCTGCGCGACCGGCTGCAGCGCCCCGGCGAGCATCACCGCCCGCCGCACCCGCGCCGGGTCCGCGCCGGTGGCGCGGGCGAGGCCCTCCGCGGCGACCGCGTCCAGCGCGCCCTGCCGGACCTCGCCGGTCAGCAGGCCCAGCAGGAAGCGCTGCTCGCCCCCGGTGGCCGCGCCCATCAGCTCGCCGACGATCCGGGCCCGCTCGGCCTGGGACCCGGGGCCGGACACCCGGCCCAGCTCGGTCAGCCGGGCGTCGACCTCCCGGACCGTGAGGGAGGGCTCGGCGGCCGGCGGGACCGCACGGCCCAGCACCTTCCAACCGACGCCGAGCCGCCCCTGCGGCAGCCGTCCGGCCAGGTAGGGGATGACGATCGGCACGTCGTCCGCCTCCGCGTCCCGGAACAGCTCCGCGAGCAGGGCGGTCTTGCGGGAGCGGGCCGCCGTGGCGGCGACCTCCCGCGACACGTCGGCGAGCCGGGTCAGCAGCATGCAGTCATGGTGCACCGGTCAGGCGGTGTCCACACCCGGCCGCCGCGCCCAAATCGGCGCGGCGGGGATCGCCGCCCCGGCGGCCGCGACCGGCCGCGGTCGCCGGGTCCCGCACGCCGGTCACCGGACGGGCGCCGGACGACGTCTCGTGCGACCCGGTGCCCGGCCGTGCCGGCAGGCTGCCCGCGGCACGGCGCGCGGCGTCCCCCGGCCGTGCCGCGGGGACCGGGCGGCGGCCGCGGGATTGACGAAGGGACTTGCCGATCCTGCAATGAGGCCATGACGACCGACGACGTGCTGACGCAGGTGGGCCCCCGGTTGCGGCGCCTGCGCAAGGAGCGCGAGGTGACCCTGGCCGCGCTCTCGGAGGCGACGGGGATCTCCGTCAGCACCCTCTCCCGGCTGGAGTCCGGCCTGCGCAGGCCCAGCCTCGAACTGCTGCTGCCGATCGCCCGGGCCCACCAGGTGCCGCTGGACGAACTGGTCGGTGCCCCGCCGGTGGGGGACCCGCGGGTGCGCTCCAGGCCGATCGTGCGGGACGGGCGCACCCACTGGCCGCTGACCCGGCAGCCCGGCGGGCTCCAGGCCTTCAAGGTGCTGGAACCGCGGCGCAGGCTCGCACCTGACCCGCGCAGTCACGAGGGCTACGAGTGGCTGTACGTGCTCTCCGGGCGGCTGCGGCTGGTGCTGGGCGAGCACGACGTGGTGCTCACGGCGGGCGAGGCCGCCGAGTTCGACACCCGGGTGCCGCACTGGTTCGGGTCGACCGGGGAGGGGCCGGTGGAGTTCCTGAGCCTGTTCGGACCGCAGGGCGAGCGCATGCACGTCCGGGCACGGCCGACGGGCAC
This is a stretch of genomic DNA from Streptomyces sp. TG1A-8. It encodes these proteins:
- a CDS encoding helix-turn-helix domain-containing protein, with the translated sequence MTTDDVLTQVGPRLRRLRKEREVTLAALSEATGISVSTLSRLESGLRRPSLELLLPIARAHQVPLDELVGAPPVGDPRVRSRPIVRDGRTHWPLTRQPGGLQAFKVLEPRRRLAPDPRSHEGYEWLYVLSGRLRLVLGEHDVVLTAGEAAEFDTRVPHWFGSTGEGPVEFLSLFGPQGERMHVRARPTGT
- a CDS encoding ATP-dependent DNA ligase yields the protein MLLTRLADVSREVAATAARSRKTALLAELFRDAEADDVPIVIPYLAGRLPQGRLGVGWKVLGRAVPPAAEPSLTVREVDARLTELGRVSGPGSQAERARIVGELMGAATGGEQRFLLGLLTGEVRQGALDAVAAEGLARATGADPARVRRAVMLAGALQPVAQALLTEGPEALDRFRLAVGRPVLPMLAHSASSVAEAVGKLGACAVEEKLDGIRVQVHRDGSTVRVHTRTLDDITDRLPEVTAAALGLAGERFILDGEVISFDASGRPRSFQETAGRVGSRTDVARAAGEVPVSPVFFDALSVDGRDLLDLPLTARHAELARLVPEPMRVRRTPVSGPGDLPEAERFLADTLARGHEGVVVKALDAPYSAGRRGASWLKVKPVHTLDLVVLAAEWGHGRRTGRLSNLHLGARDPDGGYTMLGKTFKGMTDAMLAWQTGRLRELAVEDEGGVVRVRPELVVEIAYDGLQRSSRYPAGVTLRFARVIRYREDKRPEEADTVQTLLAAHPEVAP